In one window of Bradyrhizobium sp. AZCC 1721 DNA:
- a CDS encoding serine hydrolase domain-containing protein, with protein sequence MLRLRHATAVVFFTGFQCLVASGLIAGTADNQVQEAVWPTKAWPVSTPEEQGMQSGTLARLVETVGGYKQDSLLIVRHGKIVLDAYYAPYQPNITHDLRSVTKSVVSTLTAIEIKQGLLDSVDHPIMDLFADKQIPNIDEAKKAMTVQHLLDMTSGLEWQEKSYTPDETLMRMYQAPDRTAFVLSQPMSDAPGAKFYYNSGNPYVLSALINRKTGQNALDFAEKELFGPLGITSARWGRADAQGVIDGEAGLSLAPHDMARFGYLYLRNGMWDGKQIIPASWVDRAREGRVKATFGFRYANLWWSLPEKDAYMARGRHSQLILVLPKLDIGHDRHFAG encoded by the coding sequence ATGCTGCGTCTGCGTCACGCGACAGCCGTAGTGTTTTTTACCGGGTTTCAATGTCTCGTCGCCTCCGGCTTGATTGCGGGCACGGCGGATAATCAGGTTCAGGAAGCGGTATGGCCCACCAAGGCCTGGCCGGTCTCAACTCCCGAAGAGCAGGGGATGCAATCCGGTACGCTGGCCCGGCTCGTGGAGACCGTGGGGGGCTACAAGCAGGACAGCCTGCTGATCGTCCGGCACGGCAAGATCGTGCTTGATGCCTACTATGCCCCCTATCAGCCCAACATTACGCACGACCTGAGATCGGTAACGAAGAGTGTTGTCAGCACGTTGACGGCCATCGAAATCAAGCAAGGCCTGCTCGACAGCGTTGATCATCCGATTATGGATTTGTTCGCCGACAAGCAAATTCCCAACATTGATGAAGCCAAGAAAGCAATGACCGTTCAGCACCTGCTGGACATGACCTCGGGCCTGGAGTGGCAGGAGAAATCCTATACGCCCGACGAGACCCTCATGCGGATGTATCAGGCGCCGGATCGGACCGCCTTCGTGTTAAGCCAGCCGATGTCGGATGCTCCAGGCGCCAAATTCTATTACAATAGCGGCAATCCGTACGTGCTGTCCGCGCTCATCAACAGGAAGACCGGTCAGAATGCGCTGGATTTTGCGGAGAAAGAGCTGTTCGGGCCGCTTGGTATCACCAGCGCTCGCTGGGGCCGGGCCGACGCCCAGGGAGTCATCGATGGCGAAGCGGGACTGTCGCTGGCGCCGCACGACATGGCCCGGTTTGGCTATCTCTACCTTCGCAATGGGATGTGGGACGGCAAGCAGATCATTCCAGCGTCATGGGTTGATCGGGCGAGGGAAGGAAGGGTTAAGGCGACTTTCGGGTTTCGCTACGCAAATCTGTGGTGGTCGTTGCCCGAAAAGGACGCCTACATGGCCCGCGGTCGCCATTCGCAGTTGATTCTTGTGCTTCCGAAGCTGGATATCGGTCATGACCGGCATTTTGCGGGATGA
- a CDS encoding response regulator transcription factor, translating into MNAAQIKVLVIDDEPPIRKLLRMGLSTQGYDILEASNGKIALEKLADGPALIILDLGLPDIQGHELLRMIRGRNESVPIVVLSSRGDEAGKVQALDLGADDYLTKPFGMDELLARMRAALRHQLQVQGERPVFRAGDLSVDLVRRIVKVGEREVKLSPKEYELLRVLVQHAGKVLTHRFLLKELWDELTDAQYLRVYVRQLRQKIEADPERPQFVLTETGIGYRLRAPD; encoded by the coding sequence ATGAACGCCGCCCAGATCAAGGTTTTGGTGATCGACGACGAGCCGCCGATCCGCAAATTGCTGCGGATGGGGTTGAGCACGCAGGGCTACGACATCCTCGAAGCCTCCAACGGCAAGATTGCGCTGGAGAAGCTCGCGGATGGCCCGGCGCTGATCATCCTCGATCTTGGCCTGCCCGACATCCAGGGCCATGAGCTCCTGCGCATGATCCGCGGCCGCAACGAGAGTGTGCCGATCGTGGTACTGTCGAGCCGCGGTGACGAGGCCGGCAAGGTGCAGGCGCTCGATCTCGGCGCCGACGATTATCTGACAAAGCCGTTCGGCATGGACGAGTTGCTGGCGCGGATGCGCGCAGCGCTCCGGCACCAATTGCAGGTGCAGGGCGAGCGGCCGGTATTCCGCGCAGGCGACCTCTCGGTCGATCTGGTGCGCCGCATCGTCAAGGTTGGCGAGCGCGAAGTAAAACTCTCGCCGAAGGAATACGAATTGCTGCGCGTTCTGGTGCAGCATGCCGGCAAGGTGCTGACCCATCGCTTCCTCTTGAAGGAGCTGTGGGACGAGTTGACGGATGCGCAGTATCTGCGCGTCTACGTCCGCCAGCTACGTCAGAAGATCGAAGCCGATCCTGAGCGCCCGCAATTCGTGCTGACCGAGACCGGCATCGGCTACCGGTTGCGCGCGCCGGATTAA
- a CDS encoding sensor histidine kinase KdpD — translation MVQARRDPEQRPSPEALLEAARREESRAGKLKIFVGAAPGVGKTYEMLQSAHAKKKAGADVVVGIVETHGRAETEVLLNGLEVLPRRRLAYKEQTLEEMDLDALIARRPQIALVDELAHTNAPGSRHPKRYLDVEELLSHGIDVYTAVNIQHIESLNDVVAQITHVRVRETVPDSVFDRADAIELIDLTPDDLIQRLKEGKVYVPKQAERALEHYFSPGNLTALRELALRRTAERVDEQLLTHMQANAIAGPWAAGERILVCVSEDPRAAGLVRYTKRLADRLHAQWTAISIETRRSLQLTDEQRDRLADTMRLAEALGGEALTIPGVGRRIADDVIHFAHANNVTQIVIGKSTRSWWFELTRGSVVHDLVRRAGHISVHVIPGDEQGVAKAAVQTAARQEPFNPRPYMMALLFVAVSLGAAKLIQPMFGGIENVDLVLLTAVVGVAVRYGLLPSLLASVAASLCYNFFFMPPVHTFTIADPINIAAFFLFMLIALLVSNLAARVRSQADTAIGRVRTTESLYAFSRKLAGTATLDDVLWATAYQTALMLKVRVVLLLPEDGVLTVKSGYPPEDQLGEADLAAAKWAWDNDRAAGRGSDTLPGAKRLFLPMRTGRGAIGVIGIDDDRTGPLLTPDQRRLLDALVDQGALAIERVLLVEDMDRVKRTVESDRLRGALLTSISHDLKTPLASVLGAASALRDLGSSLNDAQKNELLATMIDESERLNRFIANLLDMTKLESGAIVPNTARHDVSEIVGSTLRRANKILLHHKVSLELSPNLPMLELDAVLFEQVLFNLLDNAAKYAQAGTTISIRGTRDPASVSLQILDEGSGIPPAEVESVFDKFYRAQKGDHIRPGTGLGLAISRGFVEAMHGTISAANRTDRSGAIITIRLPVPASDSALDTAA, via the coding sequence ATGGTCCAAGCCCGCCGCGACCCCGAACAACGTCCATCACCGGAGGCCCTGCTGGAGGCCGCCCGGCGCGAGGAGAGCCGCGCCGGCAAGCTCAAGATCTTTGTCGGCGCTGCGCCCGGCGTCGGCAAGACCTATGAGATGCTGCAGAGCGCCCACGCCAAGAAGAAGGCGGGCGCCGATGTCGTGGTCGGCATCGTCGAAACCCACGGCCGGGCTGAAACCGAAGTGCTTCTGAACGGTCTCGAGGTGCTGCCGCGCAGGCGGCTCGCCTACAAGGAGCAGACGCTCGAGGAGATGGACCTGGATGCGCTGATCGCGCGGCGGCCGCAGATCGCGCTCGTCGATGAACTCGCTCACACCAATGCGCCCGGCAGCCGTCATCCCAAGCGCTATCTCGACGTCGAGGAATTGCTGTCCCACGGCATCGACGTCTATACGGCAGTCAATATCCAGCACATCGAGAGCCTCAACGACGTGGTCGCGCAGATCACGCATGTGCGGGTCCGTGAGACTGTGCCGGATTCCGTGTTCGACCGCGCCGACGCCATCGAGCTGATCGACCTCACGCCCGACGATCTGATCCAGCGGCTGAAGGAGGGCAAGGTCTACGTTCCCAAACAGGCCGAGCGCGCGCTGGAGCATTATTTCTCGCCAGGCAACCTGACCGCGTTGCGCGAGCTGGCGCTGCGGCGCACCGCCGAACGCGTCGACGAGCAGTTGCTCACCCATATGCAGGCCAACGCCATAGCAGGTCCATGGGCGGCAGGTGAGCGCATCCTGGTTTGCGTCAGCGAAGATCCGCGCGCGGCCGGGCTGGTGCGCTATACCAAGCGGCTGGCCGACCGGCTGCACGCGCAATGGACCGCTATTAGCATCGAGACACGCCGTAGCCTGCAACTGACCGACGAGCAGCGCGACCGGTTGGCCGATACCATGCGGCTGGCGGAAGCGCTGGGCGGTGAGGCGCTGACCATTCCCGGCGTCGGCCGCCGCATCGCCGACGACGTCATCCATTTCGCGCACGCCAATAATGTCACGCAGATCGTCATCGGCAAGTCGACCCGCTCCTGGTGGTTCGAGCTGACGCGCGGTTCTGTCGTGCACGATCTGGTGCGCCGCGCCGGCCATATCAGCGTCCACGTCATCCCCGGCGACGAACAGGGCGTGGCGAAAGCGGCGGTGCAGACTGCGGCGCGACAGGAGCCGTTCAACCCGCGGCCCTACATGATGGCGCTATTGTTCGTCGCGGTCAGCCTCGGCGCTGCCAAACTGATCCAGCCGATGTTCGGTGGCATCGAGAATGTCGATCTGGTGCTCCTCACCGCCGTGGTCGGCGTCGCCGTTCGCTACGGGCTCTTGCCATCGCTGTTGGCGAGCGTCGCGGCGTCGCTGTGCTACAATTTCTTCTTCATGCCGCCGGTCCATACCTTCACCATCGCCGACCCGATCAACATTGCCGCGTTCTTCCTCTTCATGCTGATCGCACTGTTGGTCTCCAATCTCGCGGCACGGGTGCGCTCTCAGGCCGACACCGCGATCGGCCGGGTGCGCACCACCGAATCGCTCTACGCCTTCAGCCGCAAGCTCGCGGGCACCGCGACGCTGGACGATGTGCTGTGGGCGACCGCCTATCAGACCGCGCTGATGCTGAAGGTGAGGGTGGTGCTGCTGTTGCCGGAGGACGGTGTGCTCACCGTGAAGTCGGGTTATCCGCCCGAGGATCAACTGGGCGAGGCCGACCTTGCCGCCGCCAAATGGGCTTGGGACAACGACCGTGCGGCCGGGCGCGGCTCGGATACGCTGCCGGGCGCCAAACGGCTGTTCCTGCCGATGCGAACCGGGCGCGGCGCGATCGGCGTCATCGGCATCGACGACGACCGCACCGGTCCGTTGCTGACGCCGGATCAGCGCCGCCTGCTCGATGCGCTGGTCGATCAGGGCGCGCTGGCGATCGAGCGCGTGCTGCTGGTGGAAGACATGGACCGGGTCAAGCGCACGGTGGAATCCGACCGGCTGCGCGGCGCGCTGTTGACCTCGATCTCGCACGATCTGAAGACGCCGTTGGCCTCGGTGCTCGGTGCCGCTTCCGCCCTGCGCGATCTCGGCTCCAGCCTCAACGACGCGCAGAAGAACGAACTGCTCGCCACCATGATCGACGAATCCGAGCGCCTCAATCGCTTCATCGCCAATCTGCTCGACATGACCAAGCTGGAATCCGGTGCGATCGTGCCGAATACCGCGCGGCATGACGTCTCCGAGATCGTCGGCAGCACGCTGCGCCGCGCGAACAAGATCCTCCTGCATCACAAGGTGTCACTGGAACTCAGTCCCAATCTGCCGATGCTGGAGCTGGATGCGGTTCTGTTCGAACAGGTATTGTTCAATTTGCTCGATAACGCGGCCAAATACGCGCAGGCCGGAACCACGATTTCGATCCGGGGAACGCGCGATCCGGCAAGTGTGTCGCTGCAGATCCTCGACGAAGGCAGCGGTATTCCGCCTGCCGAGGTGGAAAGCGTGTTCGACAAGTTCTATCGCGCTCAAAAGGGCGACCACATCCGTCCCGGCACCGGGCTGGGGCTCGCCATCTCGCGCGGTTTCGTCGAGGCGATGCATGGCACGATATCGGCCGCCAATCGTACCGATCGCTCTGGGGCCATCATCACTATTCGACTGCCCGTCCCGGCCTCCGATAGCGCGCTGGATACCGCCGCATGA
- a CDS encoding K(+)-transporting ATPase subunit C, translating to MLREIRPAILILLLLTAITGLAYPLAMTAIAGAIFSRQAHGSLIEKDGKVIGSALIGQEFKEDKYFHGRPSATSAPDPADPTKTVPAPYNAANSGGSNLGPTSKALADRIKEDFAKLKTENPAAAVPVDLVTTSGSGLDPDISPEGALFQVPRVAKARNLPEARVQQLVTEHIQGRMAGLLGEPRINVLALNLALDEVSK from the coding sequence ATGCTCAGAGAAATCCGTCCCGCGATCCTCATCCTGCTGCTACTCACCGCGATCACCGGCCTTGCCTATCCCCTCGCCATGACCGCCATCGCCGGCGCGATCTTTTCGAGGCAGGCGCACGGCAGCCTGATTGAAAAGGACGGCAAGGTGATCGGCTCCGCTCTGATCGGGCAGGAGTTCAAGGAAGACAAATATTTCCACGGCCGCCCGTCCGCGACTTCGGCGCCGGACCCGGCCGATCCGACCAAGACGGTCCCTGCGCCCTACAACGCCGCCAATTCCGGTGGCTCCAATCTTGGGCCGACCAGCAAGGCGCTGGCCGACCGGATCAAGGAGGACTTCGCGAAGCTGAAGACCGAAAACCCGGCCGCTGCCGTACCGGTCGATCTCGTCACCACCTCCGGCAGCGGGCTCGATCCCGACATCTCGCCGGAAGGCGCGCTATTCCAGGTCCCGCGCGTGGCGAAGGCCCGCAACCTGCCGGAGGCGCGCGTCCAGCAACTGGTTACCGAGCACATTCAGGGCCGCATGGCTGGATTGCTTGGCGAGCCGCGCATTAACGTACTGGCGTTGAACCTGGCGCTGGATGAGGTTTCAAAATGA
- the kdpB gene encoding potassium-transporting ATPase subunit KdpB — METMKLQKKATASAMFDPSIVLPAIRAAFAKLDPRLMVKNPVMFVVEIVATLTTVIFLRNLVAGGENFAFTFQIILWLWFTVLFANFAEAVAEGRGKAQALSLKKTRTESKAKLLEGPGKNYRLVSGTSLKVGDIVLVEAGDNIPSDGEVIEGVASVNEAAITGESAPVIRESGGDRSAVTGGTQVLSDWIRVRITAAQGSTFIDRMIKLVEGAERQKTPNEIALNILLAGLTIIFVFATVTIPSYAAYAGGSISVVVLVALFVTLIPTTIGALLSAIGIAGMDRLVRFNVLAMSGRAVEAAGDVDTLLLDKTGTITLGNRQATAFRPLRGVTEQELADAAQLASLADETPEGRSIVVLAKEKYGIRGRDMKELNASFIPFTAQTRMSGIDAGSSSERKGAVDAILNYVDGGGAIRAVASGNAARAVSGVLSEAAREIQTVSDEVSKAGGTPLAVAKDGKLLGVVHLKDIVKGGIRERFAELRRMGIRTVMITGDNPMTAAAIAAEAGVDDFLAQATPEDKLKLIRDEQARGKLVAMCGDGTNDAPALAQADVGVAMNTGTQAAREAGNMVDLDSNPTKLIEVVEIGKQLLMTRGALTTFSIANDVAKYFAIIPAMFLAFYPQLEVLNVMHLASPQSAILSAIIFNALIIIALIPLALKGVAYRAVGAGALLRRNLLIYGLGGIIVPFIGIKAIDLAVVALHLA, encoded by the coding sequence ATGGAAACCATGAAATTGCAGAAAAAGGCGACGGCGTCGGCGATGTTCGATCCGAGCATCGTGCTGCCGGCAATCCGGGCGGCCTTTGCAAAACTCGATCCGCGGCTGATGGTGAAGAACCCCGTGATGTTCGTGGTCGAAATCGTGGCCACGCTCACGACCGTGATATTCCTGCGCAATCTGGTGGCCGGCGGCGAGAACTTCGCCTTCACGTTCCAGATCATCCTGTGGCTGTGGTTCACCGTGCTGTTCGCCAATTTCGCCGAGGCCGTTGCCGAAGGCCGCGGCAAGGCGCAGGCTCTGTCGTTGAAGAAGACCCGCACCGAGAGCAAGGCAAAATTGCTGGAAGGTCCCGGCAAGAACTATCGTCTGGTTTCCGGCACCAGCCTGAAGGTGGGTGACATCGTCTTGGTCGAGGCCGGCGACAACATCCCCTCCGATGGCGAAGTGATCGAGGGTGTAGCTTCGGTGAACGAGGCGGCGATAACGGGTGAATCTGCGCCTGTAATCCGCGAATCCGGTGGTGACCGGTCGGCGGTGACCGGCGGCACGCAAGTGCTATCGGACTGGATCCGCGTTCGGATCACGGCGGCGCAAGGGTCGACCTTCATCGACCGCATGATCAAGCTGGTGGAAGGAGCGGAGCGGCAGAAGACGCCGAATGAGATCGCGCTCAATATTCTGCTCGCCGGCCTGACCATCATCTTCGTGTTCGCCACCGTGACGATTCCGAGCTATGCGGCCTATGCCGGCGGCTCGATTTCGGTAGTGGTGCTGGTGGCACTGTTCGTCACGCTGATTCCGACCACCATCGGCGCGCTGCTATCGGCGATCGGCATCGCCGGCATGGACCGGCTGGTGCGCTTCAACGTGCTCGCCATGTCCGGCCGTGCGGTGGAGGCCGCTGGCGACGTCGACACGCTGCTGCTGGACAAGACCGGCACCATCACGCTCGGCAACCGGCAGGCCACGGCGTTTCGCCCCTTGCGCGGTGTCACCGAACAGGAGCTGGCGGATGCGGCGCAGCTCGCCTCGCTCGCCGACGAGACGCCGGAAGGTCGCTCGATCGTCGTGCTGGCGAAAGAGAAATACGGCATCCGCGGCCGCGACATGAAGGAGCTCAACGCGAGCTTCATTCCCTTCACCGCGCAGACACGCATGAGCGGCATCGACGCCGGGTCATCGTCGGAGCGCAAGGGCGCGGTGGATGCGATCCTGAATTACGTCGATGGTGGCGGCGCGATCCGCGCGGTCGCTTCCGGGAATGCGGCGCGCGCCGTGTCGGGCGTCCTCTCGGAGGCGGCCCGTGAGATCCAAACGGTTTCCGACGAGGTCTCGAAAGCCGGCGGCACGCCGCTGGCGGTCGCCAAAGACGGGAAACTACTCGGCGTCGTGCATCTGAAGGACATCGTCAAGGGCGGCATCCGGGAGCGCTTTGCGGAATTGCGCCGGATGGGCATCCGCACCGTGATGATCACCGGCGACAATCCGATGACCGCAGCCGCCATCGCGGCCGAGGCCGGCGTCGACGATTTCCTTGCCCAGGCAACGCCGGAGGACAAGCTGAAGCTGATCCGCGACGAGCAGGCCAGGGGCAAACTGGTCGCGATGTGCGGCGACGGCACCAACGACGCGCCGGCGCTGGCGCAGGCCGATGTCGGCGTCGCCATGAACACCGGCACGCAGGCGGCGCGCGAGGCCGGCAACATGGTCGATCTCGATTCCAACCCGACCAAGCTGATCGAGGTGGTCGAGATCGGCAAGCAGCTTCTGATGACGCGCGGCGCGCTGACCACGTTCTCGATCGCCAACGACGTCGCAAAGTATTTCGCCATTATCCCGGCGATGTTCCTGGCGTTCTACCCGCAGCTCGAGGTGCTCAACGTCATGCACCTCGCAAGCCCGCAGAGCGCCATCCTGTCGGCGATCATCTTCAACGCGCTGATCATCATCGCGCTGATCCCGCTGGCGCTGAAAGGCGTCGCCTATCGCGCCGTCGGTGCAGGGGCGCTTCTGCGCCGTAACCTGCTGATCTACGGCTTGGGCGGCATCATCGTTCCCTTTATCGGCATCAAGGCCATCGACCTTGCGGTTGTGGCTTTGCATCTGGCCTAA
- the kdpA gene encoding potassium-transporting ATPase subunit KdpA, whose amino-acid sequence MTLVGWFQILLYCAIVVALVKPLGWYMTRVFSGERTFLSPILRPVEAGLYWIGGVDEKREQHWLTYTVAMLLFHVGGFLIIYGLMRLQAMLPFNPAGQSAVAQDLSFNTAISFITNTNWQNYGGESTLSYLTQMLGLTHQNFLSAATGIALAVALIRGFSRSSMRTIGNFWVDVTRCTLYVLLPICFVYTLFLVWQGIPQTLGAYVEATTLEGGKQTIAVGPVASQVAIKMLGTNGGGFFNANASHPFENPTALSNFVQMISIFALGAALTNVFGRMVGNQRQGWAILGVMGVLFLAGVAVTYWAEANGTSTLSALGFSGGNMEGKEVRFGIVASSLFAVITTAASCGAVNAMHDSFTALGGMIPLLNIQLGEIIVGGVGAGLYGMLLFVVLAIFVAGLMVGRTPEFVGKKIEAREVKMAMLAILILPLMILGWTAVAVVFPPAVASIANAGPHGFTEVLYAFTSATGNNGSAFGGLTGNTFFYNLTLASSMFVGRFFMIVPAMALAGSLAAKKSIPPSAGTLPTTGGLFVGLVVGVILIIGGLTFFPALALGPIVEHLAMNANTLF is encoded by the coding sequence ATGACACTTGTCGGCTGGTTTCAGATTTTGCTGTACTGCGCGATCGTGGTCGCGCTCGTAAAGCCGCTCGGCTGGTATATGACGCGCGTCTTCAGCGGCGAGCGCACGTTTCTGTCTCCGATTCTGCGGCCGGTCGAGGCTGGGCTGTACTGGATCGGCGGCGTCGATGAAAAGCGCGAACAGCATTGGCTGACCTACACGGTCGCGATGCTGCTGTTCCATGTCGGCGGCTTCCTCATCATCTACGGCCTGATGCGGCTGCAGGCGATGCTGCCGTTCAACCCGGCGGGGCAATCCGCCGTCGCCCAGGATTTGTCCTTCAATACCGCGATTTCCTTCATCACCAACACCAACTGGCAGAACTACGGCGGCGAAAGCACGCTATCGTACCTGACGCAGATGCTGGGCCTGACGCATCAGAACTTCCTGTCGGCAGCGACCGGTATCGCGCTCGCAGTGGCGCTGATCCGCGGCTTCTCGCGTTCCTCGATGCGCACGATCGGGAATTTCTGGGTCGATGTGACGCGCTGTACGCTTTACGTGCTGCTGCCGATCTGCTTCGTCTATACGCTGTTCCTGGTGTGGCAGGGCATACCGCAGACGCTCGGCGCCTATGTCGAGGCGACCACGCTGGAAGGCGGCAAGCAGACGATTGCGGTCGGCCCTGTCGCTTCGCAGGTCGCGATCAAAATGCTCGGCACCAATGGCGGAGGCTTCTTCAATGCCAATGCCTCACATCCCTTTGAAAACCCCACCGCACTGTCGAACTTCGTGCAGATGATCTCGATCTTTGCGCTCGGCGCGGCGCTGACCAACGTGTTCGGCCGGATGGTCGGCAACCAGCGGCAGGGGTGGGCGATCCTCGGCGTAATGGGCGTTCTCTTCCTTGCCGGCGTCGCCGTCACCTATTGGGCCGAAGCCAACGGCACCTCGACGCTGAGCGCGCTGGGGTTCTCTGGCGGCAATATGGAAGGCAAGGAAGTCCGCTTCGGCATCGTCGCCTCCTCACTCTTCGCAGTCATTACCACCGCTGCCTCCTGCGGCGCCGTCAATGCCATGCACGACTCCTTCACCGCGCTTGGCGGCATGATCCCGCTGCTCAACATCCAACTCGGCGAAATCATCGTCGGCGGCGTCGGCGCGGGCCTTTATGGCATGCTGCTGTTCGTCGTGTTGGCGATCTTCGTCGCCGGCCTGATGGTCGGCCGTACGCCGGAATTTGTTGGCAAGAAGATCGAAGCGCGCGAGGTCAAAATGGCGATGCTTGCAATCCTGATCCTGCCGTTGATGATTTTGGGCTGGACGGCCGTTGCGGTCGTCTTCCCTCCGGCGGTGGCGTCGATCGCCAATGCCGGTCCGCACGGCTTTACCGAGGTGCTCTATGCCTTCACCTCGGCGACCGGCAATAACGGCTCGGCCTTCGGCGGCCTGACCGGCAATACCTTCTTTTACAATCTGACACTCGCCAGTTCGATGTTTGTCGGCCGCTTCTTCATGATCGTGCCGGCAATGGCGCTGGCGGGGTCGCTTGCGGCCAAGAAATCGATCCCGCCCTCGGCCGGCACGCTGCCGACCACCGGCGGCCTGTTCGTCGGCCTCGTCGTCGGCGTCATCCTGATCATCGGCGGGCTGACCTTCTTCCCGGCGCTGGCGCTGGGGCCGATCGTCGAGCACCTGGCGATGAACGCCAACACCTTGTTCTGA
- a CDS encoding K(+)-transporting ATPase subunit F: MIFDYSLAGLVSLGLLFYLTYALLRPERF; encoded by the coding sequence ATGATCTTCGATTACTCGCTCGCCGGCCTCGTTTCGCTTGGCCTGCTGTTCTACCTGACTTACGCGCTGCTGCGCCCCGAGCGATTTTGA
- a CDS encoding IS4 family transposase, translated as MAQGNWAANMAFWRFVNNPQVTIDKLIEGWSLQTSMAVSGRHVLSIQDTSEINFHTRPGHRRDLGKVGKGNARGVLLHAMMAVDADSGVCLGLTGGEVWTRKRKARIAHEKRALADKESARWVTTAKQGCEVLVAARMITVVNDREGDFFAHWSLTPADNVHLLSRAMHDHALVDGGTLYQAVARARFCDKAVIDLPKRMDRHGRQAHLSMRLGTVVLKRPQRPGVKDLPQGVKVSFVEVVELHPPKSAKPIHWLLLTTHPVVTAADAWRIVSWYKQRWIIEQLFRSLKSQGLRIEDSQLDSAEGLIKLVAIATRVACIVIQLVQARNGGEQLQVEFVFTPDEIEALKAINKTLKGRTELQKNHHRPNTVAWAAWIIAKLGGWTGYASHRPPGPITFHMGMARFQLLVYGPASV; from the coding sequence ATGGCGCAGGGCAACTGGGCCGCGAACATGGCGTTCTGGCGGTTTGTGAACAATCCGCAAGTCACGATCGACAAGCTGATTGAAGGCTGGAGCCTGCAGACGTCGATGGCGGTCAGCGGGCGTCATGTGCTGTCGATCCAGGACACCAGCGAGATCAACTTCCACACTCGTCCGGGACATCGGCGCGACTTGGGCAAGGTCGGCAAAGGCAATGCTCGCGGCGTGCTGCTGCATGCCATGATGGCGGTCGATGCCGATAGCGGGGTCTGTCTCGGGCTCACCGGCGGTGAGGTGTGGACGCGCAAGCGCAAGGCCAGGATCGCTCACGAGAAGCGCGCCTTGGCCGACAAGGAATCGGCGCGCTGGGTGACGACGGCTAAGCAAGGCTGCGAGGTTCTGGTCGCTGCTCGTATGATCACCGTCGTCAACGACCGCGAGGGGGATTTCTTTGCTCACTGGTCGCTGACACCCGCTGACAATGTCCACCTCCTGTCGCGCGCCATGCACGACCATGCGCTGGTCGATGGCGGCACGCTTTATCAGGCGGTCGCGCGGGCCCGCTTCTGCGACAAGGCGGTGATCGATCTACCAAAGCGAATGGATCGCCACGGTCGCCAGGCCCACCTCTCCATGCGCCTGGGAACCGTTGTGCTCAAACGACCGCAGCGCCCCGGCGTGAAAGACCTGCCACAGGGCGTCAAAGTCAGCTTCGTGGAGGTCGTCGAGTTGCACCCCCCGAAGAGCGCCAAGCCCATTCATTGGTTGCTCCTGACCACTCATCCGGTCGTCACCGCCGCCGATGCCTGGCGGATCGTCTCCTGGTACAAGCAGCGCTGGATCATCGAACAGCTCTTTCGCTCGCTGAAGAGCCAGGGTCTGCGCATCGAGGATAGTCAGCTCGACAGCGCTGAAGGCCTGATCAAACTCGTGGCGATCGCCACCAGAGTAGCATGTATCGTCATCCAGCTCGTTCAAGCCCGCAATGGCGGCGAACAATTGCAGGTCGAATTTGTGTTCACGCCGGACGAGATCGAAGCGCTCAAGGCCATCAACAAAACCCTGAAAGGCCGCACCGAGCTCCAGAAGAACCACCATCGCCCCAACACTGTCGCCTGGGCGGCATGGATCATCGCAAAGCTCGGCGGATGGACCGGTTACGCCTCTCATCGCCCACCTGGACCAATCACCTTCCACATGGGAATGGCTCGCTTCCAACTCCTCGTATATGGCCCGGCAAGCGTGTAG